In Chitinophagales bacterium, one DNA window encodes the following:
- a CDS encoding Pr6Pr family membrane protein: protein MENGKVMVVISEICLTILAILGWFSLTVQFYLNITSNVASVPEIIIRYFSYFTLDTNFIVAACCTVLLLKSNSRWIRFISNQKTLTAVTVYIVIVGIIYNLILRVLWNPEGLQKVIDELLHSVIPLLFFVYWLFFVSKNQLDWRDVFLWLIYPLVYTVFIMIRGNFSEFYPYPFINVKELGIHKALINAVGIAFFFLVVSLLFVAIGKLLNRKNI from the coding sequence ATGGAGAATGGAAAAGTAATGGTAGTTATTAGTGAAATTTGTCTAACCATATTGGCAATCCTGGGATGGTTTTCACTGACTGTCCAGTTCTACCTCAACATTACCAGCAACGTAGCATCAGTTCCAGAAATAATAATCAGGTACTTTAGTTATTTTACGCTTGACACAAACTTTATTGTTGCAGCATGCTGCACTGTGCTGCTGCTTAAATCAAATTCCCGGTGGATCCGTTTTATTTCTAATCAAAAAACACTGACTGCCGTTACTGTTTATATTGTTATTGTTGGAATCATCTACAATTTAATATTACGGGTTCTGTGGAATCCGGAAGGATTGCAAAAGGTGATAGATGAATTACTCCACTCTGTAATTCCACTTCTTTTTTTTGTGTATTGGTTATTTTTTGTATCAAAAAACCAGCTTGATTGGAGGGATGTGTTTTTATGGTTGATTTATCCGCTTGTTTATACTGTATTCATAATGATCCGGGGAAATTTTTCAGAATTTTATCCTTATCCCTTTATCAATGTTAAAGAACTTGGGATTCATAAAGCGCTTATAAATGCTGTTGGTATTGCCTTTTTCTTTCTGGTTGTATCTCTTTTATTTGTAGCCATTGGAAAGTTGCTAAACAGAAAGAATATATAG
- a CDS encoding aryl-sulfate sulfotransferase, producing MISLKVSAQFQFVAPLPGSSNQHPDRNIILREEHRLNPASLITKNLITITGSISGNHDCVITLSNDHKTINLKPITPFVYSENVIVNTNGSIVREDGKRVAPLQLKFSIQREFTAEEKSGIKSFLQKMQTEGVIVPQNAEASTDRSAPKVVKVIVNNNPADGDIFMDYFNGFGLGHASYHIINNNGDSVYSKKKGRFVDDFKLNHNNYLTLFNGNVGQFELYDSSFNLLKTFAAVNGYLTDNHELQLFPNGHYYLIGLDPESVDMSVYNPDWQSNVTVVYTVIQEFDAGDHLIFEWNSKDHISVLEALHEHLDYGYIDAVHTNSIEEDNDGNIIVSHKHLDQITKIDVNTGKFIWRLGGLMNEFTFTNDPEQFNYQHDARRIANGHITLFDNNNWGSQISYAKEYRLDEINKKATLAWSYRHSYVNGKPVYGFAMGSVQRLANGNTFINWGWIVFNSGDPEYTEVDANKNIVWEAELTPGKYNVSYRAHRYLWNPCAIPTATNLKTTDVTSISAHLTWGVSNGAVKYRIHYRVEGTPNWTNVITKGNNTWKKINNLQPDTEYQWQVKSLCDPTAPSLSRYSELEAFSTLSSGYSLDKVSVIEVYPNPASAVINISVPHSASNYLRIELFNQLGKMVFGQLYQGKEGSFRIPVSTLSDGVYFLKIICGEYVYSQKMIVSR from the coding sequence ATGATTAGCCTGAAAGTTTCCGCTCAATTCCAATTTGTTGCGCCATTACCTGGTTCTTCTAATCAGCATCCCGATCGGAACATCATCTTAAGAGAGGAGCATCGGTTAAATCCTGCATCTCTTATTACAAAAAATCTTATTACTATAACCGGCTCCATAAGTGGCAACCATGATTGTGTTATCACGCTTTCAAATGATCATAAAACAATTAACCTGAAGCCCATTACCCCATTTGTATATAGTGAAAATGTTATAGTAAACACTAACGGTAGCATTGTGCGTGAAGATGGTAAAAGAGTTGCTCCGCTTCAATTGAAATTCTCTATTCAGCGTGAATTTACTGCTGAAGAGAAATCAGGTATAAAATCCTTTCTGCAAAAAATGCAAACCGAAGGAGTTATTGTTCCTCAAAATGCAGAGGCGAGCACTGATAGAAGCGCACCAAAAGTTGTTAAGGTTATTGTAAATAATAATCCCGCAGATGGAGATATTTTCATGGATTATTTTAATGGATTTGGCCTTGGTCACGCCAGCTATCACATTATTAACAACAATGGTGACTCAGTGTATTCTAAAAAAAAGGGAAGGTTCGTGGATGATTTTAAGCTTAACCATAATAATTATCTCACTCTTTTTAACGGTAATGTGGGCCAATTCGAACTGTACGACTCCTCTTTCAACCTGCTTAAAACTTTTGCTGCGGTGAATGGTTACCTCACCGATAACCATGAGCTCCAGCTTTTCCCGAATGGGCACTATTATTTAATCGGGCTGGATCCTGAAAGTGTAGACATGTCGGTATATAATCCCGACTGGCAATCAAATGTTACCGTGGTTTATACGGTGATTCAGGAATTTGATGCAGGCGATCATCTTATTTTTGAATGGAATAGCAAAGATCACATCAGCGTGTTGGAAGCATTGCATGAGCATCTTGATTACGGATATATCGATGCGGTACACACAAATTCAATTGAAGAGGATAACGATGGAAATATAATTGTTTCACACAAGCATCTTGATCAGATAACCAAGATCGATGTGAACACAGGTAAGTTTATCTGGCGGCTTGGAGGCTTGATGAATGAATTTACATTCACCAACGATCCTGAGCAATTCAATTATCAGCACGATGCCCGCCGGATTGCTAATGGGCACATCACCCTTTTCGACAATAACAATTGGGGCTCTCAGATTTCCTACGCAAAGGAATACCGGCTCGATGAAATAAATAAAAAGGCAACTCTTGCGTGGAGCTACCGGCATTCTTATGTGAACGGTAAACCTGTTTATGGATTCGCAATGGGAAGCGTCCAGCGCCTGGCTAACGGAAATACTTTTATCAATTGGGGATGGATTGTTTTTAACAGCGGAGATCCGGAGTATACGGAGGTAGATGCCAATAAAAATATTGTTTGGGAGGCTGAATTGACGCCCGGTAAATACAATGTCTCATATAGAGCGCATCGTTATTTATGGAATCCTTGTGCTATCCCTACCGCTACAAACTTAAAAACAACGGATGTTACTTCCATTTCTGCGCACCTGACCTGGGGCGTTTCCAATGGTGCTGTAAAATATAGGATTCATTATCGGGTGGAAGGCACTCCTAACTGGACCAATGTTATTACCAAAGGAAATAATACCTGGAAAAAAATTAACAACCTTCAGCCGGATACTGAGTATCAATGGCAGGTGAAATCTTTGTGTGATCCTACTGCACCTTCTTTATCCCGCTATAGTGAGCTGGAGGCGTTCAGTACACTTTCTTCGGGCTATTCTTTGGATAAAGTGAGCGTAATTGAAGTTTATCCAAATCCTGCCAGCGCTGTGATTAACATTTCAGTTCCCCATTCAGCATCGAATTATTTGAGGATAGAATTATTTAATCAATTAGGAAAAATGGTTTTTGGGCAGCTATACCAGGGCAAAGAAGGTTCATTTAGAATTCCTGTTTCAACATTAAGTGATGGAGTTTATTTTTTAAAGATTATTTGTGGTGAATATGTCTACTCGCAAAAAATGATTGTCAGCAGATGA
- a CDS encoding nuclear transport factor 2 family protein: MKEGQLIEKISFVQNIAIVMGHDIVKPKAGMENAGKTVTRRYTDIWMKDGDGWRLTARQATIISVQ; the protein is encoded by the coding sequence GTGAAAGAAGGACAACTCATTGAAAAAATTTCCTTTGTACAAAATATTGCAATTGTGATGGGTCACGATATAGTTAAGCCTAAAGCAGGAATGGAGAATGCCGGAAAAACTGTTACAAGAAGATACACAGATATCTGGATGAAGGATGGTGACGGCTGGCGTCTTACAGCACGACAAGCGACAATTATCTCGGTTCAATAG
- the nadB gene encoding L-aspartate oxidase, protein MKKYDFLIIGSGIAGLTYALKIAEYGTVCIITKASEDESNTKYAQGGVAAVWDFKEDSYKKHIADTLDAGDGLCDVNIVNIVVREGPQRVREVINWGARFDKNEEGEYDLGREGGHSEHRVLHHKDNTGYEIERILLRQIQKHPNIELHTHYFAIDLITQHHLGIQVTRRTKNIECFGAYVLNTQTQQIETLVSRITLVATGGAGHVYRNTTNPIIATGDGIAMVYRAKGKVENMEFYQFHPTALYHPTEHPSYLITEAIRGFGAVLKTTAGKEFMNKYDKRGSLAPRDIVARAIDNEMKKSGDEYVYLDCRHLDKKKFIEHFPNIYEKCHSIGIDIMKDMIPVVPAAHYLCGGIRTDEHGKTSIKNLYACGECACTGLHGANRLASNSLLEAMVFSHRAYLDAVKRFSKLSFQENIPEWNAEETYNPEEMVLITFTRQEVQDVMSNYVGIVRSNLRLRRAFERLELIYRETEELYQRTVVSPELCELRNLINISYLIIRSSMQRHESRGLNFNTDYPRKMKVARNSVL, encoded by the coding sequence ATGAAAAAATACGATTTCCTGATTATAGGCTCCGGTATTGCAGGCTTGACCTATGCCTTAAAAATAGCAGAATATGGTACCGTCTGCATCATTACAAAAGCTTCTGAAGATGAATCAAACACCAAATATGCTCAGGGCGGCGTAGCTGCAGTGTGGGACTTTAAAGAAGATTCTTATAAAAAACACATAGCCGATACACTGGATGCCGGGGATGGACTTTGCGATGTCAATATTGTAAATATTGTAGTGCGTGAGGGTCCCCAGCGTGTAAGAGAAGTAATTAACTGGGGTGCGCGTTTCGATAAGAATGAGGAAGGCGAATACGATCTCGGCAGGGAAGGCGGACACTCAGAGCACCGGGTGCTGCACCATAAAGACAATACCGGCTATGAAATAGAGCGCATCCTCTTGCGGCAGATCCAAAAGCATCCCAACATTGAGCTGCACACCCATTACTTTGCAATCGATCTTATTACTCAGCACCATTTAGGAATACAAGTAACCCGCCGGACTAAAAATATAGAGTGCTTTGGTGCTTATGTGCTGAATACACAAACGCAACAGATTGAAACATTAGTTTCGCGTATTACCCTGGTCGCAACAGGAGGCGCTGGCCATGTATATCGTAATACTACAAATCCGATTATTGCTACCGGCGACGGAATAGCAATGGTGTACCGCGCGAAAGGAAAAGTGGAGAACATGGAGTTCTATCAGTTCCATCCCACGGCATTATACCACCCTACGGAGCACCCTTCATACCTGATTACAGAGGCCATCCGGGGCTTTGGTGCCGTGCTGAAAACCACAGCTGGTAAAGAATTCATGAATAAATATGATAAGCGCGGTTCGCTTGCTCCGCGCGACATCGTAGCCCGTGCAATAGATAATGAGATGAAGAAGAGCGGTGATGAATATGTGTACCTTGATTGCCGCCACCTCGATAAGAAAAAATTCATAGAGCATTTCCCCAATATCTACGAAAAGTGCCATTCGATCGGGATCGATATTATGAAGGATATGATACCGGTAGTTCCTGCAGCGCATTACCTGTGTGGCGGAATACGCACCGATGAACACGGCAAAACTTCTATTAAAAATTTATATGCATGCGGAGAGTGTGCCTGTACCGGTCTGCATGGCGCGAACCGGCTTGCTTCCAATTCGCTGCTTGAGGCAATGGTATTTTCACACCGTGCATACTTAGATGCAGTTAAAAGGTTTAGCAAATTATCTTTTCAGGAAAACATTCCTGAATGGAATGCAGAGGAAACTTATAACCCTGAGGAGATGGTACTGATCACGTTTACCCGGCAGGAGGTGCAGGACGTGATGAGCAACTATGTTGGTATCGTACGGTCGAACCTGCGGCTAAGAAGGGCATTCGAGCGGCTTGAACTTATCTACAGAGAAACTGAAGAGCTCTACCAGCGTACGGTAGTCTCACCTGAATTGTGTGAGTTGCGCAACCTAATAAACATCAGCTATCTGATAATCCGCTCTTCTATGCAGCGCCACGAAAGCCGCGGACTGAACTTCAATACGGATTACCCGCGGAAAATGAAAGTGGCGAGGAATAGCGTGCTGTGA
- a CDS encoding acylphosphatase: MNALNHYSIKVHGKVQGVFFRASARSQAEELGIKGTVKNEQDGSVFIEAEGDSESLRIFLEWCHKGPDRARVDKVEAEEGPLQNFSEFKVTRS; encoded by the coding sequence ATGAATGCATTAAACCATTACAGCATAAAGGTACATGGTAAGGTGCAGGGTGTCTTTTTTCGCGCCAGTGCGCGTTCTCAGGCGGAGGAGTTAGGTATAAAAGGTACTGTAAAAAATGAGCAGGATGGAAGTGTGTTTATAGAGGCAGAAGGTGATTCGGAATCGCTTCGTATCTTTTTAGAATGGTGTCATAAAGGCCCCGACCGTGCAAGAGTGGATAAAGTAGAAGCTGAAGAAGGTCCGCTGCAAAATTTTTCAGAGTTTAAAGTAACCAGGAGCTAA
- a CDS encoding SAM-dependent methyltransferase translates to MLSEELKEMVATIEFFIVENQRSARRFLRSIGYKKNFDQVTLVLMESDNKFFAGENMINHLKSGKDIGVISEAGCPGIADPGAAAVRWAHKNRTKVVPCIGPSSIFLALMASGLNGQHFSFHGYLPIPTFERKQKLKKLEEESVKKKQTQIFMETPYRNNALLQDVLETCMETILLCLASDITLPSEKIFTQTIKEWKNKIPDLKNKPSIFLIGTEM, encoded by the coding sequence ATGCTATCTGAAGAACTTAAAGAGATGGTGGCCACCATTGAGTTTTTTATAGTGGAGAATCAGCGCAGTGCCAGGCGTTTCCTGCGAAGTATTGGGTATAAAAAGAATTTTGACCAGGTAACGTTAGTCCTCATGGAAAGTGATAATAAATTTTTTGCAGGGGAAAATATGATAAACCATTTAAAAAGCGGAAAAGATATTGGTGTTATCTCTGAAGCGGGCTGTCCGGGTATAGCTGATCCTGGTGCTGCAGCAGTAAGATGGGCACATAAAAACCGAACAAAAGTGGTGCCTTGCATTGGTCCATCTTCTATTTTTTTAGCACTTATGGCAAGTGGCTTAAACGGACAGCATTTTTCTTTTCACGGATACCTCCCTATACCGACTTTCGAAAGAAAACAAAAATTAAAAAAGCTGGAAGAAGAATCTGTAAAGAAGAAACAGACGCAGATATTCATGGAAACTCCCTATAGAAATAATGCATTGCTTCAGGATGTTTTAGAGACCTGCATGGAAACTATATTGCTTTGCCTGGCATCAGATATTACACTTCCTTCCGAAAAAATCTTTACGCAAACCATCAAGGAATGGAAAAATAAAATCCCTGATCTAAAGAACAAGCCTTCTATATTTTTAATTGGAACCGAAATGTGA
- a CDS encoding DNA-3-methyladenine glycosylase, whose protein sequence is MPRLQQSFYTRPDVLQISRELPGKFLVTNMDGIKTSGMITEVEAYAGIIDKASHAYNGRRTKRTEVMFGAGGTAYVYLCYGIHQLFNIVTNESDTPHAILIRSIEPAEGVDEMLLRRNKLKIDYTLTKGPGSVSKALGIKTQHSGISLSGNTIWLEDRKVKFSSREIIATTRVGVDYAGDAAHWLYRFFVKGNPWVSRIPK, encoded by the coding sequence ATGCCCCGCCTTCAACAATCATTTTATACCAGGCCCGATGTTTTACAAATTTCGCGGGAGCTCCCCGGCAAATTTTTGGTAACGAATATGGATGGTATTAAAACAAGCGGCATGATAACGGAGGTGGAAGCGTACGCAGGAATTATTGATAAGGCATCGCACGCTTATAATGGAAGAAGGACAAAAAGAACGGAGGTAATGTTCGGGGCAGGCGGCACTGCATATGTCTATTTATGTTATGGCATTCATCAGCTTTTTAATATAGTAACCAACGAATCGGATACTCCCCATGCAATTTTGATCAGGAGTATAGAACCGGCAGAAGGAGTAGATGAGATGCTGCTTCGAAGAAATAAGCTGAAGATAGATTATACCCTTACTAAGGGTCCTGGTTCTGTGAGCAAAGCCCTGGGAATAAAGACGCAACATTCCGGCATAAGCCTGTCTGGCAATACCATTTGGCTGGAAGACAGGAAGGTAAAATTTTCTTCCAGGGAAATCATTGCCACCACAAGAGTAGGAGTAGACTATGCCGGCGACGCTGCTCACTGGCTCTATCGTTTTTTTGTTAAAGGCAATCCATGGGTCTCCAGAATCCCTAAATGA
- a CDS encoding PorP/SprF family type IX secretion system membrane protein, which translates to MKYFKLFLISFLLITEIVEAQDPHFSQFYYSPLTENPALTGAFDGSYRLGTIYKNQWGSVTSPFVYSTPSISGDYKLMNNGYNNNYLGVGLMLLNDRSGDANLSNLTAMFSAAYHLSLDQRGYNHISIGLQGGIVQKSIDQAALKFLDQYDGNGGFTGISAEHFDNVSILYPDFSAGAAYTSVISKQTRFQAGISVFHLTQPTERFLQSTVSNDRLPIRYLAHASATFGLNSKIYLFPFGQFQMQNKNQEVVAGANIGYKFAGTPSAVGTLFYVGAFTRVKYNVVPTVGFMMNGLQFGLSYDVNLSNDLKAVAKSNGGFELALVYTGILRSDKGQPIPCPTF; encoded by the coding sequence ATGAAATATTTTAAGCTCTTTTTAATTTCATTCCTTCTTATTACTGAAATTGTTGAAGCTCAGGATCCGCATTTTTCCCAATTCTATTATTCTCCTCTTACGGAAAATCCCGCGTTAACAGGAGCTTTCGATGGAAGCTACCGGTTAGGAACGATTTACAAAAATCAATGGGGCAGTGTAACTTCACCCTTCGTTTACTCTACACCTTCTATCTCCGGGGATTATAAGCTCATGAATAATGGGTATAATAATAATTATCTCGGTGTAGGATTAATGCTGCTTAACGACCGTTCTGGCGATGCGAATCTCTCAAACCTTACTGCTATGTTTTCTGCAGCTTATCATCTTTCACTTGATCAGAGAGGTTACAATCATATCTCAATAGGTTTGCAAGGTGGCATTGTTCAGAAAAGTATCGACCAGGCTGCATTAAAATTCCTCGATCAGTATGATGGCAATGGAGGTTTTACAGGTATTTCAGCCGAACATTTTGATAATGTATCTATCCTATATCCTGACTTCTCTGCGGGTGCAGCATATACCAGCGTAATAAGTAAGCAAACCCGTTTCCAGGCCGGAATCTCGGTTTTTCATCTTACACAACCCACGGAAAGATTTTTACAAAGCACAGTGAGCAATGATCGTTTACCAATCCGCTACCTTGCCCATGCCAGTGCTACCTTTGGCCTGAACAGCAAAATTTACCTGTTTCCTTTTGGGCAGTTTCAGATGCAAAACAAAAATCAGGAGGTTGTTGCAGGGGCAAATATTGGTTATAAGTTCGCAGGCACTCCAAGCGCTGTTGGAACGCTGTTTTATGTGGGTGCCTTTACCAGAGTAAAGTATAATGTAGTGCCTACTGTCGGTTTTATGATGAATGGTCTGCAGTTTGGATTAAGCTACGATGTTAATTTATCCAATGATCTTAAAGCCGTTGCAAAAAGTAATGGCGGCTTCGAATTGGCTTTGGTGTATACCGGAATATTGCGATCAGATAAGGGGCAGCCTATCCCATGTCCTACATTTTAA
- the upp gene encoding uracil phosphoribosyltransferase, which yields MEVINLSATNSIVNQFVSEIRDAAIQQDRMRFRKNMERCGEILAYEISKSLPYKSIQVGSPLGISEISVLQDQPVIGAILRAGVILHHGMLHIFDQADNAFVSAYRKHSADGTFEISLEYLSCPSLSNRIFILADPMLATGKSMVKTLNEIYKSGKPAHTHLACVIAAQQGIDWVNKNISDVTIWACAIDQELNANSYIVPGLGDAGDLSYGKKIQH from the coding sequence ATGGAAGTAATAAATCTGAGTGCCACAAATTCCATTGTCAATCAATTTGTATCGGAAATACGCGACGCTGCTATTCAGCAGGATAGAATGCGCTTCAGGAAAAATATGGAGCGCTGCGGAGAAATTCTTGCGTATGAAATCAGCAAATCACTGCCATATAAAAGCATTCAGGTAGGCAGCCCCCTGGGGATATCAGAAATTTCAGTCTTACAAGACCAGCCGGTTATAGGGGCTATATTAAGAGCAGGTGTAATTCTTCACCACGGAATGCTTCATATTTTTGACCAGGCAGATAATGCATTTGTTTCCGCATATAGGAAGCATTCGGCTGACGGTACGTTTGAAATTTCACTGGAATATCTTTCTTGTCCTTCGCTTTCTAACCGTATTTTTATTCTGGCAGATCCTATGCTTGCCACTGGTAAGTCTATGGTAAAAACCCTGAACGAAATCTATAAATCAGGGAAGCCTGCACACACCCATCTTGCTTGCGTAATTGCCGCACAACAGGGTATTGATTGGGTTAATAAAAACATCTCCGATGTCACTATCTGGGCCTGCGCCATCGATCAGGAATTGAATGCAAACTCTTACATAGTGCCTGGTCTGGGGGATGCAGGTGACCTTTCTTACGGAAAAAAAATACAGCATTAG
- a CDS encoding MBL fold metallo-hydrolase, which yields MAVEQLYTSCLSEAAYFIFSEGEAAVVDPLRDYHQYIALAEEKGVKIKYIFETHFHADFVSGHIDLASKTGAQIVYGPETTTNYPVYIAGEKERFKIGNLQLEVLHTPGHTPESTCYLLYDEHGKQYCLFTGDTLFVGDVGRPDLFGAAISKEDMADRMYDSLQKLKQLPDEVIVYPAHGPGSACGKSLGKETWSTMGIQKKTNYALQEVPKNDFIKNITSGLSTPPSYFAQNASINKEGYKPLDEVMHKSLRAVPVDEFELEIKKGTIVLDTRNEEDFEKGFVPGSVFIGLNGRFAEWVGTILNIDDQILLVTAPGKEQEAVIRMARVGYENVTGYLEGGFEAWRNSGKLYDMVISIDAEELKLDYEFDNIKIVDVRKESEYESGHVEGAINVVLQNLDRDINRIPDKDAHLYIHCQGGFRSMVASSLLKRKGYQNLKNIYGGWVSISKTNIPVELPKFSES from the coding sequence ATGGCCGTAGAACAGCTCTATACCAGCTGCCTCTCCGAGGCAGCTTACTTTATTTTTTCGGAAGGAGAAGCAGCAGTAGTAGATCCGTTACGGGATTACCATCAGTATATTGCTCTTGCTGAAGAGAAGGGTGTGAAGATTAAATACATATTCGAAACGCACTTTCATGCAGACTTTGTTTCTGGTCATATCGATTTAGCCAGCAAGACAGGAGCTCAAATAGTTTACGGTCCTGAAACAACTACTAATTACCCAGTCTATATCGCGGGAGAGAAAGAGCGTTTTAAAATAGGTAACCTGCAATTGGAAGTTTTGCATACCCCGGGCCATACACCTGAATCCACTTGCTATTTATTGTATGATGAGCATGGAAAGCAGTATTGCCTTTTTACAGGAGATACTCTATTTGTGGGTGATGTAGGCAGACCGGATTTATTTGGTGCCGCCATTTCGAAAGAAGATATGGCTGACAGGATGTATGATTCTCTTCAGAAACTAAAACAGTTGCCTGATGAAGTAATCGTATATCCCGCTCATGGTCCTGGTTCTGCATGCGGTAAAAGTTTAGGGAAAGAAACCTGGAGCACAATGGGTATCCAGAAGAAGACAAATTATGCACTTCAGGAAGTACCCAAAAATGATTTCATAAAAAATATTACTTCCGGTCTTTCTACCCCGCCCAGCTATTTTGCTCAAAATGCAAGCATCAATAAAGAAGGCTACAAGCCCCTTGATGAAGTTATGCATAAAAGCCTGCGTGCCGTTCCCGTAGATGAATTTGAATTAGAAATAAAAAAAGGAACCATCGTTCTGGATACCCGTAATGAAGAAGACTTTGAAAAAGGCTTTGTACCCGGCTCTGTGTTTATAGGATTAAACGGTCGCTTTGCTGAATGGGTCGGTACTATATTGAATATAGATGATCAGATCTTACTGGTTACTGCACCTGGTAAAGAACAGGAAGCCGTAATCCGGATGGCGCGTGTGGGCTATGAAAATGTGACAGGATATCTGGAAGGCGGTTTTGAGGCGTGGAGAAATTCAGGTAAGCTTTATGATATGGTAATTTCGATTGATGCTGAAGAACTAAAGCTGGATTATGAATTCGATAATATCAAAATTGTGGATGTACGAAAAGAAAGCGAATATGAGTCCGGACATGTAGAAGGCGCAATTAATGTAGTATTACAAAACCTGGATCGCGATATAAATAGAATTCCGGATAAGGATGCCCACTTATATATTCATTGCCAGGGAGGTTTTCGATCTATGGTAGCGTCTTCTTTATTAAAAAGAAAAGGGTATCAAAATCTTAAGAATATCTACGGAGGCTGGGTAAGCATTTCTAAAACGAATATCCCTGTAGAGCTGCCCAAATTTTCAGAATCATAA
- a CDS encoding helix-turn-helix transcriptional regulator, with amino-acid sequence MAETLVLDYAQVKIGLSKIKALAHPLRLEIIGFIEKFGEINVNKIYRSLKLEQSITSQHLKILRSAELVKTRREGKKIFYSLNYPNIQQLTDIAQKFERKK; translated from the coding sequence ATGGCAGAAACTCTTGTTTTAGATTATGCACAGGTTAAAATAGGCTTAAGTAAGATTAAAGCTCTTGCTCATCCGCTCCGTCTTGAAATTATTGGTTTTATTGAAAAATTTGGTGAAATAAACGTGAATAAAATTTATCGTTCATTAAAGCTTGAACAGTCAATTACTTCACAGCACCTTAAAATTTTGCGTTCCGCAGAATTGGTAAAGACAAGAAGGGAGGGGAAGAAGATTTTTTATTCGCTTAATTATCCCAATATTCAGCAGCTTACGGATATTGCTCAGAAGTTCGAACGCAAAAAGTAA
- a CDS encoding helix-turn-helix transcriptional regulator — translation MPKVSASEPKLVSKNGNSKVMVRIDYDALKKAAGVLRAVNHKLRQSMIKLLEDSGRMTVTEMYVKLRLEQSVASQHLAILRKAEVVKTERDGKFIYYALNEDRISELSDLVEELAG, via the coding sequence GCCTAAAGTTTCAGCATCCGAGCCTAAACTCGTATCAAAAAATGGAAATTCAAAAGTAATGGTACGCATTGACTACGATGCCCTAAAGAAGGCTGCAGGTGTATTGCGTGCTGTAAATCATAAACTCCGCCAGTCAATGATTAAGCTATTGGAAGATAGCGGCAGAATGACGGTTACAGAGATGTATGTGAAGTTGCGGCTGGAGCAATCAGTTGCATCTCAGCATTTGGCAATATTGCGCAAAGCTGAGGTTGTAAAAACTGAGAGAGATGGTAAATTCATCTATTATGCACTCAATGAGGATCGCATTTCAGAATTATCAGATCTTGTTGAAGAGCTGGCGGGTTAA